One window of the Misgurnus anguillicaudatus chromosome 8, ASM2758022v2, whole genome shotgun sequence genome contains the following:
- the lurap1 gene encoding leucine rich adaptor protein 1, which yields MINKDILSVVMEESNTCESVPDLKDLEVKVGRKTPEGLLKWMREDHKIICHHQTENNETEKKGLDEKIRILKLEMACLRAADVKILNQLIALHEGIEAVKWLLEERGALTSRCSSLTSSQYSLGEGPDTSWRGSLSSLQDPHDKLDNISIGSYLDTLADDLDEYCPSSGTDSILCSAPIGTEVPRGSGGGMNGTTGSGTRSPQVSSNAPKDEAQVWKAVSETGRPHPPVNHDSNNAQSKKALKQMVGSDSPRACLAEKLGKNLSPKVKPYKNGKVELETCKMNGKVQLEYDAHWRWVHSQDDVTFL from the exons ATGATTAACAAG GACATTCTAAGTGTAGTTATGGAGGAAAGCAATACCTGTGAATCAGTCCCAGATTTGAAGGATCTAGAGGTAAAAGTTGGGAGAAAGACACCAGAGGGACTCCTGAAGTGGATGAGAGAGGACCACAAAATCATCTGTCATCATCAGACTGAGAATAATGAAACAGAGAAGAAGGGCCTGGATGAGAAGATCAGAATACTGAAATTGGAGATG GCTTGTCTACGCGCAGCAGACGTCAAGATCTTGAACCAGTTAATAGCATTACACGAGGGCATTGAGGCGGTCAAATGGCTTCTGGAGGAGCGTGGTGCCCTCACCAGCCGCTGCAGTAGCCTGACCAGCAGCCAGTACAGCTTGGGGGAAGGTCCTGATACATCTTGGAGGGGAAGCTTGAGCAGCCTGCAAGACCCCCATGACAAGTTAGACAACATTTCCATCGGCAGCTATCTGGACACATTAGCAGACGATCTAGATGAGTACTGCCCCTCCAGCGGGACTGATTCAATACTCTGTTCTGCCCCTATTGGGACGGAGGTCCCCAGAGGTAGCGGAGGAGGAATGAACGGCACCACTGGATCCGGAACCAGATCTCCACAAGTCAGTTCCAATGCTCCTAAAGACGAAGCTCAGGTTTGGAAGGCGGTGTCTGAGACTGGGCGACCACACCCTCCTGTCAATCATGATTCTAATAATGCACAGTCTAAGAAAGCGCTGAAGCAAATGGTTGGCTCAGACTCACCCAGGGCCTGTCTGGCTGAGAAACTGGGGAAGAATCTAAGCCCTAAAGTGAAACCTTACAAGAATGGCAAAGTTGAGCTGGAGACCTGCAAAATGAACGGCAAAGTTCAACTGGAATATGACGCACACTGGCGTTGGGTGCACTCCCAGGATGatgtgacatttttgtga